One part of the Paraglaciecola sp. L3A3 genome encodes these proteins:
- a CDS encoding DUF2956 domain-containing protein, which yields MKQKVSPEVEAQALKIAKGTQKPGQTKEQTKLIAQGIEKGIAEYKKQHSKKLREIDKQRKQKTKQPVQSHETEERLPSDNQRSFLPWILLGLSWLAFIAYFVLQS from the coding sequence ATGAAACAGAAAGTATCGCCTGAAGTTGAAGCTCAGGCATTAAAAATAGCCAAAGGCACACAAAAGCCAGGACAGACTAAAGAGCAAACTAAATTAATTGCTCAAGGTATTGAAAAGGGCATTGCTGAATATAAAAAACAACATAGTAAAAAGTTAAGAGAAATTGATAAGCAGCGTAAGCAGAAAACAAAACAACCAGTCCAAAGTCATGAAACCGAAGAGCGACTACCTAGTGATAACCAACGTTCTTTTCTACCATGGATATTGCTTGGATTAAGTTGGTTGGCTTTTATCGCATACTTTGTACTGCAGTCATAA